From one Rattus rattus isolate New Zealand chromosome 15, Rrattus_CSIRO_v1, whole genome shotgun sequence genomic stretch:
- the Snx2 gene encoding sorting nexin-2 isoform X1 has translation MAAEREPPPLGDVKPTDFEELEDGEDLFTSTVSTLESSPSSPEPASLPAEDISANSNGSRPVEVTLDDDREDLFAEATEEVSLDSPEREPIMSSEPSPAVTPVTPTTLIAPRIESKSISAPVIFDRSREEIEEEANGDIFDIEIGVSDPEKVGDGMNAYMAYRVTTKTSLSMFSKSEFSVKRRFSDFLGLHSKLASKYLHVGYIVPPAPEKSIVGMTKVKVGKEDSSSTEFVEKRRAALERYLQRTVKHPTLLQDPDLRQFLESSELPRAVNTQALSGAGILRMVNKAADAVNKMTIKMNESDAWFEEKQQQFENLDQQLRKLHASVEALVCHRKELSANTAAFAKSAAMLGNSEDHTALSRALSQLAEVEEKIDQLHQEQAFADFYMFSELLSDYIRLIAAVKGVFDHRMKCWQKWEDAQITLLKKRETEAKMMVANKPDKIQQAKNEIREEIEEWEAKVQQGERDFEQISKTIRKEVGRFEKERVKDFKAVIIKYLESLVQTQQQLIKYWEAFLPEAKAIA, from the exons TCAAGTCCATCATCTCCTGAACCAGCCAGTCTTCCTGCAGAAGATATTAGTGCAAACTCTAACGGCTCCAGACCTGTAGAAGTCACACTAGACGATGACAGAGAAGATCTTTTCGCAG AAGCCACAGAAGAGGTGTCTTTGGACAGTCCAGAAAGAGAGCCTATCATGTCCTCCGAGCCATCTCCTGCAGTCACTCCTGTCACTCCCACCACACTCATTGCTCCTAGAATTGAATCAAAGAGTATTTCTGCTCCAGTCATCTTTGACAGATCCAGGGAAGAG ATTGAAGAAGAAGCAAATGGAGATATTTTTGATATAGAAATTGGTGTGTCAGATCCGGAAAAAGTTG GTGATGGCATGAATGCTTACATGGCATATAGAGTAACAACCAAG ACTTCTCTTTCCATGTTCAGTAAGAGTGAATTTTCAGTCAAAAGAAGATTCAGTGACTTTCTTGGTTTGCATAGCAAATTAGCAAGCAAATATTTACATGTCGGTTACATTGTGCCACCAGCTCCAGAAAAGAGCATAGTAG GTATGACCAAGGTCAAAGTAGGTAAAGAAGACTCATCGTCCACTGAGTTTGTAGAAAAACGAAGAGCGGCACTGGAGAG GTATCTTCAAAGAACAGTAAAGCATCCAACATTGCTTCAGGATCCTGACTTAAGGCAGTTCTTGGAAAGCTCAGAG CTGCCGAGAGCAGTTAATACACAGGCTCTGAGTGGAGCAGGAATATTGAGGATGGTGAACAAGGCTGCCGACGCTGTCAACAAAATGACAATCAAGATGAATGAATCGGATGCA tggtTTGAAGAAAAGCAACAGCAATTTGAGAATCTTGACCAGCAACTTCGGAAACTTCATGCCAGTGTCGAAGCCTTGGTCTGTCATAGAAAAG aacttTCAGCCAACACAGCTGCCTTTGCTAAGAGTGCTGCCATGCTAGGTAATTCTGAGGACCATACTGCTCTCTCTAGAGCTTTGTCTCAGCTCGCAGAGGTTGAGGAGAAGATAGACCAGTTACATCAAGAGCAAGCGTTTGCTGACTTTTACATGTTCTCAGAACTTCTTAGTGACTACATTCGTCTCATTGCTGCAGTGAAA GGTGTGTTTGACCATCGGATGAAATGCTGGCAGAAATGGGAAGATGCTCAAATTACTTTGCTCAAAAAACGTGAAACTGAGGCAAAAATGATGGTTGCTAACAAACCAGATAAAATTCAACAagctaaaaatgaaataagagag GAAATTGAAGAG tgGGAGGCAAAAGTACaacaaggagagagagattttgagcAGATCTCTAAAACAATTCGAAAAGAAGTGGGAAGATTCGAG AAAGAACGAGTGAAAGATTTTAAAGCTGTTATCATCAAGTACTTGGAATCATTAGTACAAACACAGCAACAG CTGATAAAGTACTGGGAGGCATTCCTACCTGAAGCCAAAGCCATTGCCTAG
- the Snx2 gene encoding sorting nexin-2 isoform X2, whose product MAAEREPPPLGDVKPTDFEELEDGEDLFTSTVSTLESSPSSPEPASLPAEDISANSNGSRPVEVTLDDDREDLFAEATEEVSLDSPEREPIMSSEPSPAVTPVTPTTLIAPRIESKSISAPVIFDRSREEIEEEANGDIFDIEIGVSDPEKVGDGMNAYMAYRVTTKTSLSMFSKSEFSVKRRFSDFLGLHSKLASKYLHVGYIVPPAPEKSIVGMTKVKVGKEDSSSTEFVEKRRAALERYLQRTVKHPTLLQDPDLRQFLESSELPRAVNTQALSGAGILRMVNKAADAVNKMTIKMNESDAWFEEKQQQFENLDQQLRKLHASVEALVCHRKELSANTAAFAKSAAMLGNSEDHTALSRALSQLAEVEEKIDQLHQEQAFADFYMFSELLSDYIRLIAAVKGVFDHRMKCWQKWEDAQITLLKKRETEAKMMVANKPDKIQQAKNEIREWEAKVQQGERDFEQISKTIRKEVGRFEKERVKDFKAVIIKYLESLVQTQQQLIKYWEAFLPEAKAIA is encoded by the exons TCAAGTCCATCATCTCCTGAACCAGCCAGTCTTCCTGCAGAAGATATTAGTGCAAACTCTAACGGCTCCAGACCTGTAGAAGTCACACTAGACGATGACAGAGAAGATCTTTTCGCAG AAGCCACAGAAGAGGTGTCTTTGGACAGTCCAGAAAGAGAGCCTATCATGTCCTCCGAGCCATCTCCTGCAGTCACTCCTGTCACTCCCACCACACTCATTGCTCCTAGAATTGAATCAAAGAGTATTTCTGCTCCAGTCATCTTTGACAGATCCAGGGAAGAG ATTGAAGAAGAAGCAAATGGAGATATTTTTGATATAGAAATTGGTGTGTCAGATCCGGAAAAAGTTG GTGATGGCATGAATGCTTACATGGCATATAGAGTAACAACCAAG ACTTCTCTTTCCATGTTCAGTAAGAGTGAATTTTCAGTCAAAAGAAGATTCAGTGACTTTCTTGGTTTGCATAGCAAATTAGCAAGCAAATATTTACATGTCGGTTACATTGTGCCACCAGCTCCAGAAAAGAGCATAGTAG GTATGACCAAGGTCAAAGTAGGTAAAGAAGACTCATCGTCCACTGAGTTTGTAGAAAAACGAAGAGCGGCACTGGAGAG GTATCTTCAAAGAACAGTAAAGCATCCAACATTGCTTCAGGATCCTGACTTAAGGCAGTTCTTGGAAAGCTCAGAG CTGCCGAGAGCAGTTAATACACAGGCTCTGAGTGGAGCAGGAATATTGAGGATGGTGAACAAGGCTGCCGACGCTGTCAACAAAATGACAATCAAGATGAATGAATCGGATGCA tggtTTGAAGAAAAGCAACAGCAATTTGAGAATCTTGACCAGCAACTTCGGAAACTTCATGCCAGTGTCGAAGCCTTGGTCTGTCATAGAAAAG aacttTCAGCCAACACAGCTGCCTTTGCTAAGAGTGCTGCCATGCTAGGTAATTCTGAGGACCATACTGCTCTCTCTAGAGCTTTGTCTCAGCTCGCAGAGGTTGAGGAGAAGATAGACCAGTTACATCAAGAGCAAGCGTTTGCTGACTTTTACATGTTCTCAGAACTTCTTAGTGACTACATTCGTCTCATTGCTGCAGTGAAA GGTGTGTTTGACCATCGGATGAAATGCTGGCAGAAATGGGAAGATGCTCAAATTACTTTGCTCAAAAAACGTGAAACTGAGGCAAAAATGATGGTTGCTAACAAACCAGATAAAATTCAACAagctaaaaatgaaataagagag tgGGAGGCAAAAGTACaacaaggagagagagattttgagcAGATCTCTAAAACAATTCGAAAAGAAGTGGGAAGATTCGAG AAAGAACGAGTGAAAGATTTTAAAGCTGTTATCATCAAGTACTTGGAATCATTAGTACAAACACAGCAACAG CTGATAAAGTACTGGGAGGCATTCCTACCTGAAGCCAAAGCCATTGCCTAG